One region of Mucilaginibacter sp. 14171R-50 genomic DNA includes:
- a CDS encoding DUF2723 domain-containing protein, with the protein MQYNKINNLFGWLCFVIASATYILTLEPSVSFWDCGEFISCAYRLQVSHQPGYPMFAMLGKVFSLLSFGDNTKVPYFTNMGSAIASGAAVMFLFWTITAMAKKLLTNGKRNFGDAQTTVIMGAGLVGALAFTFTDTFWFSAVETIVFALSQLCISIVFWAILKWDAHADEPGTDKWLVFIAYVMGLSIGIHLLNLLTIPAIALVYYFRRYKNITVRSAFLAFLVSIAILGFVQYGIRGYTIKFAAFFDLFFVNSLGLGFGSGALFFFVLLIGCIVAGIVYSIRKNKPTLNLAFLCIAFIYFGYGSFAYIPIRATANTNLNNSHPDNAFTLYGYLNRIQYGENPLLTGPYFDAQITGQTDGSTIYRKGKDKYEVAGKRANYQYDHTTILPRMYSTDAGDVQFYRGWLQLPEGQAPNFIDNIKWMASWQVYQMYFRYFLWNFVGRYNDQDGQQSTESIDGNWTSGIFDGGRHLPKSVVNSPTYTPLYALPFILGMIGLVYQVERKKKDALIIGLLWFFTGLAVVLYVNQPSVQPRERDYSYVGSFYAFAIWIGLAVIAIADGISRKVNVRASAYIATGICLLAAPVLMAVKEWPGHDRSTKMTAHDMAYNYLISCPPNAILFTYGDNDTYSLWYDQEVEGIRPDVRIVNLSLFSGDWYIRQMQKKMNQSEPLPITMPYDKYKDGVRDVIYYNDAKIAGPVELKDVFDFLTSDDKNVMAQSQGGEMINYLPTKNFKITVNPDDVMKNKVITPAQKDQLAGTIEWKYTSNYVTKDNLALLDILAHNNWKRPICFTTTIGNSNLIGLQPYLYKEGFTYRLLPLKADTANHDQLSKTNSLVMYDNMMNKFKYGKFKTAKYLDHESTNMFYPVLLTTFLDLAENLVKEGHPDMALKVLHKCDDELPEDLYPYIDVTARKMFLAKIAYELGDHKLGNKFITSIDKFLVDQLDYNYHLLKDDANSVNARDVQIGMQVLNGMSEYSETAKETALSNKLQAQVKDYATKFAPIMGQP; encoded by the coding sequence ATGCAATACAATAAAATAAATAACCTTTTTGGCTGGCTTTGCTTTGTTATAGCTTCAGCAACCTACATCTTAACGTTAGAGCCATCAGTAAGTTTTTGGGATTGCGGAGAATTTATTTCGTGCGCATACAGGCTGCAGGTATCGCACCAGCCCGGCTACCCCATGTTTGCCATGCTGGGCAAAGTTTTCTCGCTGCTATCATTCGGCGATAATACTAAAGTGCCCTACTTTACCAACATGGGCTCGGCTATTGCAAGCGGCGCAGCGGTAATGTTTTTATTCTGGACCATAACAGCTATGGCCAAAAAGCTGCTGACCAACGGCAAACGCAACTTTGGCGATGCACAAACCACCGTTATTATGGGCGCCGGCCTGGTTGGCGCGCTGGCCTTTACCTTTACCGATACATTTTGGTTCTCGGCTGTCGAAACCATCGTTTTTGCTTTATCGCAGCTGTGCATATCTATCGTTTTCTGGGCAATACTAAAATGGGATGCCCACGCCGACGAACCGGGCACTGATAAGTGGCTGGTTTTTATAGCCTATGTTATGGGGCTTTCTATCGGCATACACCTGTTAAACCTGTTAACCATCCCCGCAATTGCACTGGTATATTATTTTCGCAGATACAAAAATATTACGGTACGCAGCGCGTTTTTGGCTTTCCTGGTAAGTATTGCCATACTTGGGTTTGTGCAATACGGCATACGGGGTTATACCATCAAATTCGCCGCCTTTTTCGACTTGTTCTTTGTGAACAGCCTGGGCCTGGGTTTCGGCAGCGGGGCGTTGTTCTTTTTTGTATTACTGATAGGATGTATTGTGGCGGGTATTGTTTACAGCATCCGTAAAAATAAGCCAACGCTAAACCTGGCGTTCTTGTGTATTGCTTTCATTTATTTCGGGTATGGTTCGTTTGCTTATATACCCATCAGGGCAACGGCCAATACCAACCTTAATAACTCCCACCCTGATAACGCCTTTACCTTATATGGCTATCTTAACCGTATCCAATACGGCGAAAACCCGCTGCTTACCGGCCCGTATTTCGACGCGCAGATAACCGGCCAGACCGATGGCAGCACCATTTACCGCAAAGGGAAGGATAAATACGAAGTTGCGGGTAAACGGGCCAATTACCAGTACGACCACACCACCATATTGCCGCGCATGTATAGTACCGACGCCGGTGACGTACAGTTTTATCGCGGCTGGCTGCAATTGCCCGAAGGGCAGGCGCCGAATTTTATTGACAATATCAAATGGATGGCCAGCTGGCAGGTGTACCAAATGTATTTCCGGTACTTTTTATGGAACTTTGTAGGGCGGTATAATGATCAGGATGGCCAGCAAAGCACGGAAAGCATTGACGGTAACTGGACCAGCGGTATCTTTGATGGCGGCAGGCATTTGCCTAAGTCGGTAGTAAATAGCCCTACTTACACACCCTTGTACGCCCTGCCGTTTATATTGGGCATGATAGGCCTGGTTTACCAGGTAGAGCGTAAAAAGAAAGACGCGCTTATTATCGGGTTGCTGTGGTTTTTTACCGGCCTGGCGGTTGTGCTTTACGTAAACCAGCCTTCGGTACAACCGCGTGAGCGCGATTACTCGTACGTGGGCTCGTTCTACGCCTTTGCCATTTGGATAGGCCTGGCGGTTATTGCCATTGCCGATGGCATCAGCCGTAAGGTTAACGTCCGCGCATCTGCGTATATCGCTACCGGTATTTGTTTGCTGGCGGCACCCGTACTCATGGCCGTTAAGGAGTGGCCGGGGCACGACCGTTCTACCAAAATGACAGCGCACGATATGGCCTATAACTACCTGATATCCTGCCCGCCAAACGCTATTTTGTTTACATACGGCGATAATGACACCTACTCGTTATGGTACGACCAGGAAGTGGAAGGCATACGCCCTGACGTACGCATTGTTAACCTGAGTTTGTTTAGCGGCGATTGGTATATACGCCAGATGCAAAAGAAAATGAACCAGTCGGAACCGCTGCCGATAACCATGCCTTATGATAAATATAAAGATGGCGTTCGCGATGTTATTTATTACAACGACGCCAAAATTGCAGGGCCTGTTGAACTAAAGGATGTGTTTGATTTTCTGACATCAGATGATAAAAACGTAATGGCGCAGAGCCAGGGCGGCGAAATGATCAATTACCTGCCTACCAAAAACTTTAAGATCACCGTTAACCCTGATGATGTGATGAAAAACAAAGTAATAACGCCGGCGCAAAAAGATCAGCTGGCCGGCACTATCGAGTGGAAATACACATCAAATTATGTTACTAAGGATAATTTGGCCTTGCTTGATATTTTGGCACATAACAACTGGAAAAGGCCGATATGTTTTACCACAACTATTGGCAACAGCAACCTTATTGGCCTGCAGCCATACCTGTATAAGGAAGGGTTCACCTATCGCTTGCTGCCACTAAAGGCCGATACCGCCAACCACGACCAGCTCAGCAAAACCAACAGCCTGGTGATGTACGATAACATGATGAACAAGTTTAAATACGGCAAGTTTAAAACAGCAAAATATCTTGATCACGAATCCACCAATATGTTTTACCCGGTGCTGCTGACTACCTTTTTAGACCTTGCCGAAAACCTGGTAAAAGAAGGCCACCCGGATATGGCGCTTAAAGTACTGCACAAATGCGACGATGAATTGCCTGAAGACCTTTACCCTTATATTGATGTTACCGCCCGCAAAATGTTTTTGGCAAAAATAGCTTACGAGTTAGGCGATCATAAACTTGGCAATAAGTTCATAACCAGTATTGATAAGTTTTTGGTTGATCAGCTTGATTACAATTATCACCTGTTAAAAGACGACGCCAACAGCGTAAACGCCCGCGACGTACAAATAGGGATGCAGGTATTAAACGGCATGTCCGAATATTCGGAAACGGCTAAAGAAACCGCGCTCAGCAACAAGTTGCAGGCACAGGTAAAAGATTACGCTACCAAGTTTGCACCGATAATGGGACAACCATAA
- a CDS encoding gliding motility protein RemB: protein MQKNYTRLAGKIVLLLCVTTLSVTIGKAQSVYLPQSYQLYQKFNADIYSKGSRMHTALRPFLIDSTLNERYGQLLDRGVDTTRKNWFSRKLFNEHLIDVKTKEYTFYGDILLESTFGKDFNDESTDPINFKPVGFGPNSRIGLNTRGFQFGGTVGTKFSFYTSGYENQASFPDYYTDYVKLTGFVPGQAYDRAPSKSYRDYSYATAILSYTPIKQLNITLGLDKTFIGDGYRSILLSDYSAPMPLLRLTANVGNIQYMMMWTYMQDINVPQFDSFGGNRRKWGLFHYLDWNVSKSLSFGFFNAYIVPEADDQGNRRGFDVNFINPVIFASGLGPSSQPGNALVGFTGKYKIFDKTALYGQLLIDRFKARSFFKNNTTDNTNGVQLGIRGADIFGVKDLNYLVEYNAVKPYTGFSNQVISSYSYYSQPLGDPFGANFREVTGIMNYSIGRFDIQGQLLYAKYGTDGLNENNGRDIMKPFPATPANTTIGQGIASNLYYAEGTVSFLINPKYNMRLELGGIYRQEKSDLANKKAAVITFGLRSSFRNLYHDF, encoded by the coding sequence ATGCAAAAAAACTATACAAGGCTGGCAGGTAAAATAGTTTTACTACTGTGCGTTACCACTTTATCAGTAACGATAGGTAAAGCGCAATCTGTTTATTTGCCGCAATCGTATCAGTTATATCAAAAGTTTAATGCCGATATATACTCAAAGGGCAGCCGCATGCACACTGCATTGCGCCCGTTTTTAATAGACAGCACGCTGAATGAAAGGTACGGGCAACTGTTGGACCGCGGTGTTGATACCACCCGCAAAAACTGGTTTTCGCGTAAGTTGTTTAACGAGCACTTGATAGATGTTAAAACCAAAGAATACACCTTTTACGGTGATATACTTTTAGAGAGCACCTTTGGTAAAGACTTTAACGACGAATCTACCGATCCAATCAATTTTAAACCTGTAGGGTTTGGCCCAAACTCCCGGATCGGCTTAAATACGCGCGGGTTTCAGTTTGGCGGCACAGTAGGTACAAAATTTTCGTTCTACACCAGCGGCTACGAAAACCAGGCCTCGTTCCCGGATTATTATACTGATTATGTAAAGCTTACCGGCTTTGTTCCCGGGCAGGCTTATGACCGTGCCCCGTCAAAAAGCTACCGCGATTATTCGTACGCTACCGCCATATTATCATACACACCTATAAAACAGCTTAATATTACTTTAGGGCTGGATAAAACCTTTATTGGCGACGGTTACCGCTCTATCTTGCTATCAGATTATAGCGCCCCCATGCCCTTGTTACGTTTAACCGCAAATGTTGGCAACATACAGTACATGATGATGTGGACCTACATGCAGGATATCAATGTGCCCCAGTTTGACAGCTTTGGCGGCAACCGCCGTAAATGGGGCCTGTTTCACTACCTCGACTGGAATGTAAGCAAAAGCCTGTCGTTCGGCTTCTTTAATGCTTATATAGTGCCCGAGGCTGATGACCAGGGCAACCGCCGAGGCTTCGACGTTAACTTTATAAACCCTGTAATTTTCGCGAGTGGCCTGGGGCCATCGTCGCAGCCGGGCAATGCTTTGGTAGGGTTTACCGGCAAGTATAAGATATTTGACAAAACAGCCCTTTACGGCCAGTTGCTGATAGACCGCTTTAAAGCCAGGAGCTTTTTCAAAAATAACACTACCGACAACACAAACGGTGTGCAGCTGGGTATACGCGGCGCGGATATTTTTGGCGTAAAAGACCTTAACTACCTGGTAGAATACAATGCCGTTAAACCTTACACCGGTTTCAGCAATCAGGTTATCAGTTCCTATTCTTACTACAGCCAGCCGCTTGGAGATCCCTTTGGGGCCAATTTCAGGGAAGTTACAGGCATCATGAACTATTCGATAGGCCGGTTTGATATCCAGGGGCAATTGCTGTACGCCAAATATGGCACCGACGGGCTGAACGAAAATAACGGCAGGGATATCATGAAACCTTTCCCGGCGACACCGGCTAACACCACCATAGGGCAGGGCATAGCCAGTAACTTATATTACGCAGAAGGCACCGTATCGTTCCTGATCAACCCTAAATACAACATGCGTTTAGAGCTTGGCGGCATATATCGCCAGGAAAAAAGTGATCTTGCCAATAAAAAGGCCGCGGTAATTACTTTTGGTCTGCGCAGCAGCTTCCGTAATTTATACCACGATTTTTAA
- a CDS encoding DUF2130 domain-containing protein: protein MATEVKCPSCGHGFPIEEVMAEEYKQQLRLKMQDYTRQKEEEFQKKESEFFAREKKQQEAFEQRLAGEKKALQLTLEENLRKSIASDFENQLLMLQNSVNASAEKLKESRQKELEFLQREQSLKQKEEEMEIALQRKLQEQRAELSEQIRKQENEKHNIKDTEYQLKLKELEKQLEDQKKLADEMKRKAEQGSMQLQGEVQELILEEQLRSYFPFDVIAEVGKGVRGADCVQIVRNQFGQECGRIIYESKRTTAFGGDWIDKLKKDMRAQGIDVAVIVTQCYPKGMDCFGEKDGVWICSFDEVKAVSYILRDGVIKLANMAKAQDNKGDKMHLLYDYLTSSEFSEQWKAIREGYMSMRLSIQKERDAMEKLWKAREKQLEKVLLNAAHIKGSIEGIAGNDVIQLSLDDEDEPLLLE, encoded by the coding sequence ATGGCTACAGAAGTTAAGTGCCCAAGCTGCGGACATGGTTTCCCTATTGAGGAAGTTATGGCCGAGGAATATAAACAACAGCTAAGGCTGAAAATGCAGGATTATACCCGCCAAAAAGAGGAGGAATTTCAGAAGAAGGAGTCGGAATTTTTCGCGCGCGAAAAAAAGCAGCAGGAAGCTTTTGAACAGCGCCTTGCCGGCGAAAAGAAGGCCCTGCAGTTAACGCTTGAAGAGAACCTGCGCAAATCCATCGCTTCGGATTTCGAGAACCAGTTGCTGATGCTCCAGAACTCGGTTAACGCCAGTGCCGAAAAGTTGAAGGAATCGCGCCAGAAAGAGCTTGAATTTTTACAGCGCGAGCAGTCCCTTAAACAAAAGGAAGAAGAAATGGAGATTGCCCTGCAGCGCAAACTGCAGGAGCAGCGCGCCGAACTGAGCGAGCAGATACGTAAACAGGAAAACGAAAAGCACAATATAAAAGATACCGAATACCAATTGAAGCTTAAGGAGCTGGAAAAGCAGTTGGAGGATCAGAAAAAGCTTGCCGACGAGATGAAGCGTAAAGCCGAGCAGGGGTCGATGCAATTGCAGGGCGAGGTGCAGGAACTGATACTGGAAGAGCAGCTGCGCAGTTATTTCCCGTTTGATGTGATCGCCGAGGTAGGCAAGGGCGTGCGCGGGGCCGATTGTGTTCAGATAGTGCGTAACCAGTTTGGGCAGGAGTGCGGCCGTATCATTTATGAAAGCAAACGTACCACTGCCTTTGGCGGCGATTGGATAGATAAACTGAAAAAGGATATGCGCGCGCAGGGGATTGATGTTGCCGTTATTGTAACCCAATGTTACCCTAAAGGGATGGATTGCTTTGGCGAAAAGGATGGTGTATGGATATGCAGCTTTGACGAGGTGAAGGCGGTATCGTACATCCTGCGCGATGGGGTGATCAAGCTGGCCAACATGGCAAAGGCGCAGGATAATAAGGGCGATAAAATGCACCTGCTGTACGATTACCTCACCAGCAGTGAATTTTCTGAGCAGTGGAAAGCCATCCGCGAAGGGTACATGAGCATGCGCCTGTCTATACAGAAAGAACGCGACGCGATGGAAAAGCTTTGGAAGGCCCGCGAAAAACAACTGGAAAAAGTACTGCTGAACGCGGCCCATATCAAAGGCTCGATCGAGGGTATTGCCGGCAACGATGTGATACAATTAAGTTTAGATGATGAGGATGAGCCATTACTGTTAGAATGA
- a CDS encoding M20 family metallo-hydrolase — protein sequence MADITTLSQVALQLLQQLISIPSFSKEEDRTADLIDQVLQQHGVETHRKKNNIWAYNKYYNAAKPTILLNSHHDTVKPNSGYTRDPYDAKIEDDKLYGLGSNDAGGCLVSLIAVFLYYFEQENLKYNFCLAATAEEEISGVNGLELIIPELGPLDFGIVGEPTLMHLAIAERGLMVLDCTAHGKAGHAAREEGENAIYKALADIEWFRSYKFPKESELFGPVKMSVTIINAGSQHNVVPASCTFTVDVRVTDAYRNEEVLEIIRQHVSCDVKPRSIRLKPSSIDKNHPFVLAGVALGRKTYGSPTTSDQALLDISSIKIGPGDSARSHMADEFIYVDEISEGIEMYIEMLNGIV from the coding sequence ATGGCCGATATAACCACATTGTCGCAAGTGGCTTTACAGCTGCTGCAGCAACTCATTTCTATACCATCGTTCAGCAAAGAAGAAGACCGCACCGCCGACCTGATAGACCAGGTTTTGCAGCAGCATGGCGTTGAAACGCACCGTAAAAAAAATAATATTTGGGCGTACAACAAATATTATAATGCTGCTAAACCCACCATCCTGCTCAACTCGCACCACGATACCGTGAAACCCAACAGTGGCTACACCCGCGACCCATACGACGCCAAAATAGAAGACGATAAATTATATGGCCTGGGCAGTAACGACGCCGGCGGCTGCCTGGTATCGCTAATTGCTGTATTTCTGTATTACTTTGAGCAGGAAAATTTAAAATACAATTTTTGCTTAGCTGCTACTGCCGAAGAAGAGATCTCGGGCGTTAACGGACTGGAACTGATCATCCCTGAACTTGGCCCGCTTGATTTTGGCATTGTTGGCGAACCTACACTAATGCACCTGGCCATTGCCGAACGCGGCCTGATGGTATTGGATTGCACTGCCCACGGCAAAGCCGGCCACGCCGCCCGTGAGGAAGGCGAAAACGCCATTTATAAGGCGCTTGCTGATATAGAATGGTTCCGCAGCTATAAATTTCCGAAGGAATCGGAACTGTTTGGGCCGGTAAAAATGTCGGTGACTATTATCAACGCCGGTTCGCAGCATAATGTGGTGCCGGCAAGCTGTACTTTTACGGTTGATGTAAGGGTAACCGATGCCTACCGGAATGAGGAGGTGCTGGAGATCATCCGCCAGCATGTAAGCTGCGACGTAAAACCGCGTAGCATCCGCCTAAAACCGTCATCAATAGATAAGAACCACCCATTTGTATTGGCGGGCGTGGCATTAGGCCGTAAAACATACGGCTCGCCCACCACATCAGACCAAGCTTTGCTGGATATTTCGTCCATTAAAATAGGTCCCGGTGACTCGGCCCGTTCCCACATGGCCGATGAATTTATCTATGTGGATGAAATTAGCGAAGGGATTGAGATGTATATTGAAATGCTGAACGGGATAGTTTAG
- the argH gene encoding argininosuccinate lyase has translation MAKLWQKTTNVDKLVETFTVGRDRELDRQMAAFDVLGSLAHTKMLESIGLMDAADLMLVQQELKNLYIEIENNNFEIEQDVEDVHSQVEMLLTRRIGEAGKKIHSGRSRNDQVLVDLKLFFRHQLQQVVAETDTLFRQLIQLSEQHKDVLLPGYTHLQVAMPSSFGLWFGAYAEGLVDDLEMVLAAWKITNKNPLGSAAGYGSSFPLNRTMTTKLLGFESLNHNVVYAQMGRGKTERVIAQALSSIAATLAKMAMDQCLYLSQNFAFVSYPENLTTGSSIMPHKKNPDVWEIMRGKCNRLQALPNDVAMMTTNLPSGYHRELQLLKELLFPAFTDLIDCLQMATFMLQNISVNKNILDDPKYAYLFSVEEVNKSVLNGTPFRDAYKQIGMDIEQGNFNPEKTVNHTHEGSIGNLQNQQITEAMDKVIGSFDFKKVEDAISWLVK, from the coding sequence ATGGCAAAATTATGGCAAAAAACCACTAACGTTGATAAGCTGGTAGAAACCTTTACCGTTGGCCGCGACCGCGAGCTGGACAGGCAAATGGCCGCTTTTGATGTGCTTGGCTCCCTTGCTCATACAAAAATGCTGGAATCCATCGGACTGATGGATGCTGCCGACCTGATGCTGGTGCAGCAGGAACTCAAAAACCTTTATATCGAGATTGAAAACAATAATTTTGAGATAGAACAGGATGTGGAGGATGTGCATTCGCAGGTAGAAATGCTGCTTACCCGCCGTATTGGAGAGGCCGGTAAAAAGATCCATAGCGGCCGCTCGCGTAACGACCAGGTGCTGGTTGACCTTAAGCTTTTCTTTCGCCACCAGTTACAGCAGGTGGTTGCCGAAACCGATACTTTATTTCGCCAGTTGATACAGCTGAGCGAACAACATAAAGATGTGCTTTTGCCGGGTTATACTCACTTGCAGGTGGCTATGCCGTCATCCTTTGGGCTGTGGTTTGGAGCTTACGCCGAGGGGTTGGTCGACGACCTGGAAATGGTTTTAGCCGCCTGGAAGATCACCAATAAAAACCCACTGGGCTCGGCCGCGGGGTACGGCTCATCGTTCCCGCTTAACCGCACGATGACCACCAAACTGCTTGGTTTTGAAAGCCTGAACCATAACGTAGTTTATGCGCAAATGGGTCGTGGCAAAACCGAACGGGTTATAGCGCAGGCTTTATCGTCAATAGCGGCAACATTGGCTAAAATGGCTATGGACCAGTGCCTGTACCTGAGCCAGAACTTTGCGTTTGTAAGCTATCCCGAAAACCTTACCACCGGCAGCAGCATTATGCCGCACAAAAAAAACCCTGATGTTTGGGAGATCATGCGTGGTAAATGTAACCGCCTGCAGGCCCTGCCCAATGATGTGGCCATGATGACCACCAACCTGCCATCGGGCTATCATCGCGAATTGCAATTGCTTAAAGAGTTATTGTTCCCGGCGTTTACTGACCTGATAGACTGCCTGCAAATGGCAACCTTTATGCTGCAAAACATCAGCGTAAACAAAAATATATTGGACGACCCTAAGTATGCTTACCTGTTCAGCGTGGAAGAGGTAAATAAATCGGTACTAAATGGCACCCCATTCCGCGATGCATATAAGCAAATAGGGATGGATATTGAACAGGGCAACTTTAACCCTGAAAAAACGGTTAACCACACCCACGAAGGCAGCATCGGCAACCTGCAAAACCAGCAGATAACCGAAGCGATGGATAAAGTGATCGGTAGCTTCGACTTTAAAAAAGTTGAGGATGCCATTAGCTGGTTGGTGAAGTAA
- a CDS encoding YwbE family protein, with amino-acid sequence MNGQNRSDIYPGLEVDIILKKDQRSGKLTRGVVKDLLTSASYHSRGIKVRLEDGQVGRVAEIVEED; translated from the coding sequence ATGAACGGTCAAAACCGAAGCGACATATATCCCGGATTGGAGGTTGATATCATCCTAAAAAAGGACCAGCGCAGCGGGAAGCTTACGCGCGGTGTGGTGAAAGATCTGCTTACCAGCGCCTCTTACCACTCGCGTGGTATAAAGGTGCGGCTGGAAGACGGGCAGGTGGGCCGTGTGGCAGAGATAGTAGAGGAAGATTAA
- a CDS encoding DUF1345 domain-containing protein: MVYRLLTIDYNMQRVTQPEKNLLLRLDVHYRLYLSLLIGALTFFFARHNPSVPSVTLITWIAVALSIIILDWITILLAHPKDIRRITDLQDSSRAMIFVFVMTASLVSLIAIYLLLKSTKGESGDTVTGYIILAMAAVVVSWWMVHTVFTMRYAHLYYNTDDGKKTPLGGLDFPGDDKDPDYLDFVYFSFVVGMTFQVSDVEISSKQIRRLAWGHGLISFAFNTAIVALSINVISGLVSK, from the coding sequence ATGGTCTATCGACTATTGACCATAGACTACAATATGCAACGTGTAACCCAACCTGAAAAGAACCTGCTGCTTCGTCTTGACGTACATTACAGACTATACTTATCGCTGTTGATAGGGGCCTTAACTTTCTTTTTCGCCCGGCATAATCCATCAGTTCCTTCGGTTACCCTGATAACCTGGATAGCGGTCGCATTAAGCATTATTATATTGGATTGGATAACCATTTTGTTGGCGCACCCTAAGGATATCCGAAGAATAACCGATCTGCAGGACAGCAGCCGGGCGATGATATTTGTTTTTGTGATGACGGCGTCGCTGGTGAGTTTAATAGCTATTTACCTGTTACTAAAGTCAACAAAAGGAGAATCTGGCGATACGGTTACCGGCTACATTATATTGGCAATGGCGGCTGTGGTAGTTTCCTGGTGGATGGTGCACACGGTTTTTACCATGCGTTACGCTCATTTATATTATAATACCGATGATGGCAAAAAAACACCCTTAGGCGGCCTGGATTTTCCGGGCGACGACAAAGACCCGGACTACCTTGATTTTGTATATTTTTCTTTCGTAGTGGGTATGACCTTCCAGGTATCAGATGTGGAGATATCCTCAAAACAGATCCGCCGGTTGGCGTGGGGGCATGGCCTTATTTCCTTCGCGTTTAATACAGCTATTGTTGCTTTAAGCATTAACGTGATCTCCGGGCTGGTATCGAAATGA
- a CDS encoding MFS transporter codes for MDTNPTPFPQTTQTRVWSIVGGSLGNLVEWYDWYVYSAFSLYFAGSFFPKGNLTVQLLNTAGIFAIGFLMRPIGGWLMGTFADKRGRKTALTFSVLLMSAGSLIIAITPDYEHIGIAAPILLVLARVIQGLSVGGEYGTSATYLSEMATKKDRGFYSSFQYVTLIMGQLLALAVLILLQRIFLTEAQLHAWGWRIPFAVGAMLAIIVMYLRRSLQESVALDKKADAYKNARGSLKALAGHPRAVLTVIGLTMGGTVAFYTFTTYMQKFLVNTNGFSKNDATLISSLTLFVFMLIQPLYGYISDRIGRKPMLKTFGVLGTVTTVPIFIYLSQTHNFWVAFALIMLALLIVSNYTAINAVVKAELFPAHIRALGVGFPYAIAVSFFGGSAEWLALEFKKHGHENWFYWYVTGCIVISLVVYTTMNDTKKHSKIDQD; via the coding sequence ATGGACACCAATCCCACCCCGTTCCCGCAAACTACCCAAACCCGCGTATGGTCAATAGTGGGCGGTTCGCTGGGCAACCTAGTTGAATGGTACGATTGGTACGTTTACTCCGCATTTTCGCTTTATTTTGCGGGTTCGTTCTTCCCAAAGGGGAACCTTACCGTACAATTGCTGAATACCGCCGGGATATTTGCCATTGGCTTTTTAATGCGCCCCATAGGTGGCTGGCTGATGGGCACCTTTGCTGATAAACGCGGACGTAAAACTGCGCTGACCTTTTCGGTTTTACTGATGAGCGCAGGTTCGCTGATCATCGCCATTACGCCCGATTACGAACACATCGGCATCGCCGCGCCGATACTGCTTGTGCTGGCCCGCGTTATACAGGGCTTAAGTGTAGGCGGCGAGTACGGCACCAGCGCTACTTACCTCAGCGAAATGGCCACCAAAAAAGACCGGGGATTTTATTCCAGCTTTCAATATGTTACCCTAATAATGGGGCAACTACTGGCACTTGCCGTATTGATACTGCTGCAGCGTATTTTCCTGACTGAGGCGCAACTGCATGCCTGGGGATGGCGCATCCCGTTCGCTGTTGGCGCTATGCTGGCCATCATAGTGATGTATTTAAGGCGCAGTTTACAGGAATCGGTGGCGCTTGATAAAAAGGCCGATGCTTATAAAAATGCCCGCGGATCGTTAAAAGCACTGGCCGGACATCCCCGAGCAGTATTAACCGTTATTGGCCTTACCATGGGGGGTACCGTTGCCTTTTACACGTTTACCACTTACATGCAAAAGTTTTTGGTGAACACTAACGGTTTCAGTAAGAACGATGCTACACTTATATCCAGCCTAACCCTTTTTGTTTTTATGCTGATACAGCCACTTTATGGTTATATATCCGACAGGATAGGCCGTAAACCTATGCTGAAAACATTTGGCGTTTTAGGTACAGTTACCACCGTACCCATATTTATTTACCTAAGCCAAACGCATAACTTTTGGGTAGCCTTTGCATTAATTATGCTGGCGTTGCTTATTGTAAGTAATTATACCGCTATTAACGCTGTAGTTAAGGCCGAACTTTTCCCTGCGCATATCCGGGCATTGGGGGTTGGGTTTCCGTATGCCATAGCGGTTTCCTTTTTTGGCGGCTCGGCCGAGTGGCTGGCCTTGGAATTTAAAAAGCATGGCCACGAAAATTGGTTTTACTGGTACGTTACCGGGTGTATCGTTATATCCCTTGTTGTTTATACTACCATGAACGATACGAAGAAGCACTCGAAGATAGACCAGGATTAG